One Setaria italica strain Yugu1 chromosome II, Setaria_italica_v2.0, whole genome shotgun sequence DNA segment encodes these proteins:
- the LOC101776812 gene encoding very-long-chain 3-oxoacyl-CoA reductase 1, translating into MTGTCAHVEFLRAQPAWALALAAVGLLVALRAAIRLALWVYTAFLRPGKPLRRRYGAWAVVTGATDGIGRAIAFRLAAAGLGLFLVGRNPEKLAAVAAEIKAKHPKVPEVRTFVLDFAGEGLAAGVEALKEAIRGLDVGVLVNNAGVSYPYARYFHEVDEELMRSLIRVNVEGVTRVTHAVLPGMVERKRGAIVNIGSGAASVAPSDPLYSVYAATKAYVDQFSRCLYVEYKSKGIDVQCQVPLYVATKMASIRKSSFTVPSADTYARAAVRHIGYEPRCTPYWPHSVMWFLISILPESLIDSVRLGMCIKIRKKGLAKDAKKKSL; encoded by the exons ATGACCGGCACGTGCGCCCACGTCGAGTTCCTCCGCGCGCAGCCGGCGTGGGCGCTGGCGCTGGCCGCCGTGGGCCTCCTCGTGGCCCTCCGCGCCGCCATCCGCCTCGCGCTCTGGGTCTACACCGCGTTCCTCCGCCCCGGGAAGCCCCTGCGCCGTCGCTACGGCGCCTGGGCCGTCGTCACCGGCGCCACCGACGGCATCGGCCGCGCCATCGcgttccgcctcgccgccgccgggctcggGCTCTTCCTCGTCGGCCGCAACCCGGAGAAGctggccgccgtggccgccgagaTCAAGGCCAAGCACCCCAAGGTCCCCGAAGTCCGCACCTTCGTGCTCGACTTCGCCGGCGAGGGGCTCGCCGCGGGGGTGGAGGCGCTCAAGGAGGCCATCCGGGGCCTCGACGTGGGGGTCCTCGTCAACAACGCCGGGGTGTCGTACCCGTACGCCCGCTACTTCCACGAGGTGGACGAGGAGCTGATGCGCAGCCTGATCCGGGTCAACGTCGAGGGCGTCACGCGGGTCACCCACGCCGTGCTCCCCGGCATGGTCGAGAGGAAGCGCGGCGCAATCGTCAACatcggctccggcgccgcctccgtcgcgccCTCTGATCCGCTGTACTCCGTCTACGCCGCCACCAAAGC GTATGTCGACCAATTCTCAAGATGTCTCTATGTTGAGTACAAGAGCAAGGGTATTGATGTGCAGTGCCAG GTGCCCCTGTATGTTGCGACAAAGATGGCATCCATCCGGAAATCCTCCTTCACGGTTCCTTCTGCGGACACCTATGCTCGTGCTGCTGTTCGCCACATTGGCTACGAGCCTAGGTGCACGCCTTACTGGCCACACTCCGTCATGTGGTTCTTGATCTCCATTCTTCCGGAGTCCCTCATCGATAGTGTGCGCCTAGGCATGTGCATCAAGATCCGCAAGAAGGGGCTAGCCAAGGACGCCAAGAAGAAGTCCCTGTGA